A window of Marinobacter salarius contains these coding sequences:
- a CDS encoding AraC family transcriptional regulator translates to MERTVETSSPMALEVPLISARYARQFIRFMERKGVRRQAILGDTDISSDMLDDPDASLSMGQVRQLLGKAEWLMGDERAAFQFGQQLDLPAHGLLGFAVLGQENPRRLISMIVQYLRVGLPLMDMDLCSTGSTFRIQLIDNWGLGDLRPCLTKIYMGSIHRISSQVCNHFCFEFDFDSSLEPEQWRSIAADCEFRFNAPASQVTMPLSGRPVRNDDTGLEFILANARSREREPSEQTDETVMQVREMIMSQPGRPCTMDNLARRLDMSPRTLRQHLSTAGTSFRVLRNEIRQNFATLYLTDTVIPLDSIAEKLGFSDQAGFTKAYRSWTGQTPGDVRRQARDRK, encoded by the coding sequence ATGGAACGAACGGTGGAAACGTCCAGCCCGATGGCGCTCGAAGTGCCGCTGATCTCGGCACGCTACGCCCGACAGTTTATTCGGTTTATGGAGCGCAAGGGTGTTCGGCGCCAAGCCATCCTTGGAGATACCGACATTTCCAGCGACATGCTGGACGATCCCGATGCGAGTCTTTCCATGGGGCAGGTCCGGCAACTGCTGGGCAAGGCGGAGTGGCTGATGGGCGACGAGAGGGCGGCCTTCCAGTTCGGCCAGCAACTGGACCTCCCGGCCCACGGATTACTTGGCTTCGCCGTGCTCGGCCAGGAAAACCCCCGGCGACTGATCAGCATGATTGTACAGTACTTGCGCGTGGGCCTGCCGCTGATGGACATGGACCTCTGTTCAACCGGATCCACTTTCAGGATACAACTGATCGACAATTGGGGCCTTGGCGACTTACGCCCCTGCCTCACCAAAATCTATATGGGCAGCATCCATCGAATTTCATCCCAGGTGTGCAATCACTTCTGTTTTGAGTTCGATTTCGACTCGTCCCTGGAACCCGAGCAGTGGCGCAGCATTGCTGCCGACTGCGAATTTCGCTTCAACGCTCCGGCGAGCCAGGTCACCATGCCTTTGTCCGGCCGACCTGTTCGCAACGACGATACCGGCCTGGAATTCATCCTGGCCAACGCCCGCTCACGAGAGCGGGAACCATCAGAACAGACCGATGAAACCGTCATGCAGGTGCGGGAGATGATCATGAGCCAACCGGGCCGCCCCTGCACCATGGACAATCTTGCACGTCGGCTCGACATGAGCCCGCGCACCCTGAGGCAGCACCTGTCGACCGCAGGCACCTCATTCAGAGTGCTCAGAAACGAGATACGTCAGAACTTTGCCACTCTGTACCTCACCGATACAGTTATCCCACTCGATTCCATTGCTGAGAAGCTGGGGTTCAGCGACCAGGCCGGTTTTACCAAAGCCTACCGCTCCTGGACAGGCCAGACGCCCGGAGATGTCCGCCGGCAGGCCCGCGACCGTAAATAG
- a CDS encoding serine/threonine-protein kinase, producing the protein MNSLALIGSRLFSLRLLIVVLALASVFVGDALPLLGWLDRVLFSTLGNPAGIEDAVKVVDMSPAAFATALQARGLVEPEWSALAIRAGLMVSALILVLAVPQMGGAVALPVLLLVAGALVVLQAALMFYQSAWLPLGEVVTLLMVGYIIMLFWLQPRRDIVALSENVRAARTRLGRLLLQQGQSDEALEVLAECPPTEDTLALQYDVAIQQERKRQYDRASATYQQILQQKRKYRDVEKRLAALESLTTEATVVSPGGFDNTRTLVMPEQSVSRPTLGRYEIEREIGRGAMGVVYLGKDPKIARTVAIKTLSYQAFEDNELRDLKSRFFREAEAAGRLSHPAIVTVYDVGEEADLAFIAMDYAKGRPLSEFGKPGRLLPLAKVLDIVARVADALDYAHRQKIIHRDIKPGNIIFNPDNGEIKITDFGIAKISDDSRTRTGSVMGSPLYMSPEQLKGQKVTGATDTYSLGITLYKLVCGETPYQGDTLANLTYQILNKRPRSVREFNPELPNGVVRLINKAIQREPDKRFLSAATMAEALRRQASREAREEAS; encoded by the coding sequence GTGAATTCACTGGCTCTAATTGGTTCCCGTCTGTTCAGTTTGCGCCTGCTTATTGTTGTGCTGGCGCTGGCCTCTGTGTTTGTGGGGGACGCATTGCCGCTGCTGGGTTGGTTGGATCGGGTACTGTTCAGCACTCTTGGCAACCCTGCGGGCATTGAGGATGCCGTCAAAGTGGTGGATATGTCACCGGCCGCATTCGCAACGGCGCTTCAGGCCCGGGGGCTTGTCGAACCCGAGTGGTCGGCGCTGGCGATTCGCGCCGGTTTGATGGTGTCGGCATTGATCCTGGTGCTTGCGGTTCCACAAATGGGAGGCGCGGTTGCTCTACCGGTGCTATTGCTCGTTGCCGGGGCTCTGGTGGTTCTACAAGCGGCGCTCATGTTCTATCAGAGCGCCTGGTTGCCATTGGGTGAAGTGGTCACCCTGCTGATGGTCGGTTACATCATTATGCTGTTCTGGCTACAGCCGAGGCGTGATATTGTCGCGTTGTCGGAGAACGTTCGTGCAGCCCGCACCCGACTTGGCCGCCTGTTGTTACAACAGGGGCAGTCCGATGAGGCGCTCGAGGTGCTGGCCGAATGCCCACCCACCGAAGACACCTTGGCACTGCAATATGACGTTGCCATTCAGCAGGAGCGCAAACGTCAGTACGACCGGGCGTCCGCCACCTACCAGCAGATTCTTCAGCAGAAGCGGAAGTACCGGGACGTGGAAAAACGCCTGGCGGCGCTTGAGAGCCTGACCACCGAGGCAACCGTCGTTTCTCCCGGTGGTTTTGACAATACCCGAACCCTGGTCATGCCCGAGCAGAGCGTCAGCCGGCCCACCCTGGGCCGCTACGAGATCGAGCGTGAGATAGGGCGCGGCGCCATGGGTGTGGTCTATCTCGGCAAGGACCCCAAAATAGCCCGTACCGTGGCCATCAAGACACTCAGTTACCAGGCCTTTGAGGACAACGAGCTGCGGGACCTGAAATCACGGTTCTTTCGGGAAGCTGAGGCGGCGGGCCGCCTCAGCCATCCGGCAATTGTCACCGTGTATGATGTCGGGGAAGAGGCCGACCTTGCGTTTATCGCCATGGATTACGCAAAGGGCAGGCCGCTTAGTGAATTTGGCAAGCCGGGGCGGTTACTGCCGCTGGCGAAGGTGCTGGATATCGTCGCCCGGGTGGCGGATGCCCTCGATTACGCGCATCGCCAGAAGATCATCCATCGCGATATCAAACCGGGTAACATCATCTTCAACCCGGACAACGGTGAGATCAAGATTACCGATTTCGGCATAGCCAAGATCTCGGACGACTCCCGGACTCGCACCGGGAGTGTCATGGGCAGCCCACTGTATATGTCTCCGGAGCAGCTCAAGGGCCAGAAAGTGACTGGCGCCACCGATACCTACAGTCTGGGAATCACGCTGTACAAACTGGTGTGCGGCGAGACACCCTATCAGGGTGACACCCTGGCCAACCTGACCTACCAGATTCTGAACAAGCGCCCACGGAGTGTCCGCGAGTTCAACCCGGAACTCCCCAACGGTGTTGTCCGTCTGATTAATAAAGCCATACAACGGGAGCCTGACAAGCGCTTCCTGAGTGCCGCCACCATGGCGGAAGCGTTGCGAAGACAGGCGAGCCGTGAGGCAAGGGAGGAAGCATCGTGA
- a CDS encoding phospholipase D-like domain-containing protein, with protein MTVKLLIGLVILTITTTGFYHTLKPLPPGFGYEGNPHPLTNAKLLTDRTLHFGNEEPRLDHEIFDGALDMVSNARRFVLVDMFLFNDTREEGSRQRPLARELTDALLKRRKANPDVRIVVISDPINTVYGGTASPYFQQLRQAGIPVIETRLERLRDSNPTWSGLWRFCCQWMGNSATGGWLPNALGEQPVTLRSYLALPNFKANHRKVLITDNAEGFNALVTSANPHDGSSRHSNIGLRFGGPAVADLLLSERAVLAMSGANTEVVDEMISSLPQAAAGIDSVDTIQVVTESAIRTAARDIIGTAKAGDRLDLAMFYLSHRTLLEELKEAHERGVEVRVLLDANNDAFGMEKSGIPNRQAAMELNGAGITVRWCNTEGEQCHSKLLVRRDTQGNAQLLLGSANFTRRNLDDLNLETSVRVRSTVHSETVSKAAGFFDEQWNHGPGDTPVMSLPYNAWADESRIRYWQYRLMEATGLSTF; from the coding sequence ATGACAGTGAAGTTACTGATCGGCCTGGTTATTCTGACCATTACAACAACCGGTTTTTACCACACATTGAAGCCCCTACCCCCCGGGTTCGGTTACGAGGGCAATCCCCATCCTCTGACGAATGCCAAGCTGCTCACCGACAGAACCCTGCACTTCGGCAACGAAGAGCCTCGGCTGGACCACGAGATTTTCGACGGGGCCCTCGATATGGTTTCGAACGCCCGCCGCTTCGTACTGGTGGACATGTTCCTCTTCAACGACACCCGTGAAGAAGGCAGCCGTCAGCGGCCATTGGCAAGGGAGCTGACTGACGCCCTGCTCAAGCGACGCAAGGCGAATCCGGATGTGCGTATTGTCGTTATTTCCGATCCCATAAACACCGTATACGGTGGTACAGCCTCGCCCTACTTCCAGCAACTAAGGCAAGCAGGCATTCCGGTAATAGAAACCAGGTTGGAGCGCCTTCGTGACAGCAACCCGACCTGGTCCGGCCTGTGGCGCTTCTGTTGTCAGTGGATGGGCAACTCGGCAACCGGCGGCTGGCTACCGAACGCACTCGGTGAGCAGCCGGTCACCCTGCGCAGTTACCTGGCACTCCCCAACTTCAAGGCCAACCACCGCAAAGTCCTGATCACCGACAACGCAGAGGGCTTTAACGCCCTGGTGACCTCCGCCAACCCACACGATGGCAGTAGCCGGCACAGCAACATCGGCCTGCGATTCGGAGGGCCAGCCGTGGCCGATTTGCTGCTCAGTGAGCGTGCCGTTCTGGCCATGTCCGGTGCAAACACCGAGGTAGTGGACGAAATGATCAGCAGCCTGCCTCAAGCCGCGGCCGGCATCGATTCGGTCGATACCATCCAGGTCGTCACAGAATCGGCCATACGGACAGCCGCCAGGGACATCATTGGCACCGCAAAAGCGGGCGACAGGCTGGACCTGGCCATGTTCTACCTGTCACACCGAACCTTGCTGGAGGAATTGAAAGAAGCCCACGAACGCGGTGTCGAAGTGCGGGTACTGCTGGACGCCAACAACGATGCCTTTGGCATGGAAAAAAGCGGAATACCCAACCGCCAGGCAGCCATGGAACTCAATGGCGCCGGCATTACCGTACGTTGGTGCAACACCGAAGGTGAACAGTGCCACAGTAAATTACTGGTCAGACGGGACACCCAAGGCAACGCTCAACTGCTGCTCGGCTCGGCCAATTTCACCCGCCGCAACCTCGACGATCTGAACCTTGAAACCAGTGTACGCGTGCGCTCCACCGTGCACTCAGAGACAGTTAGCAAAGCGGCCGGCTTCTTCGACGAGCAATGGAACCACGGCCCGGGTGACACACCAGTCATGAGCCTGCCCTACAATGCCTGGGCCGATGAATCCCGGATACGGTATTGGCAATACAGGCTGATGGAGGCAACGGGACTGTCCACGTTTTAA
- a CDS encoding PP2C family protein-serine/threonine phosphatase: protein MNPQVAGITDVGALRTANQDAIDWRVSEDNRQVLLVVADGMGGYHGGEVASRIAVDTVMEVLVPWLSPDEGVPEEPDDAIQFAINLASERIADQRAADADLAKMGTTLVMAWVIDGEAHLAHLGDSRCYLVQGRELACQTRDDTVVQNMLDDGSIRPDDVPHVPFRNVLTRALGASTAIASFRRVRMAAGDSLLLCSDGLTGALPEDQWLSLMSTCETPDDKVRALVDASLDNEAADNVSVVLLILN, encoded by the coding sequence ATGAATCCCCAGGTGGCTGGCATAACGGATGTAGGGGCGTTGCGTACAGCCAACCAGGACGCTATTGACTGGCGGGTCAGCGAGGATAACCGGCAGGTGCTGCTTGTGGTTGCCGATGGCATGGGCGGTTACCACGGCGGGGAAGTGGCCAGCCGTATAGCCGTAGACACGGTGATGGAAGTGCTGGTGCCCTGGTTGTCGCCGGATGAAGGTGTGCCGGAGGAGCCGGACGACGCCATACAGTTTGCGATCAACCTGGCCAGTGAGCGAATTGCCGATCAAAGGGCTGCCGATGCAGACCTGGCAAAAATGGGGACCACGCTGGTGATGGCGTGGGTGATTGACGGTGAGGCTCACCTTGCCCACCTGGGGGATTCCCGCTGCTATCTCGTTCAAGGGCGAGAGCTGGCATGCCAGACCCGGGATGACACCGTGGTACAGAACATGCTGGATGACGGCAGCATCCGCCCTGATGACGTGCCCCATGTGCCTTTTCGTAATGTGCTGACACGGGCGCTTGGCGCCTCAACGGCCATTGCCAGCTTCCGCCGCGTGCGGATGGCAGCTGGAGATTCCTTACTGCTCTGTTCCGATGGCCTTACGGGGGCTTTGCCGGAGGACCAATGGCTGTCGCTGATGTCTACGTGCGAAACACCCGACGATAAGGTCCGGGCGCTGGTGGATGCGAGCCTGGATAACGAGGCGGCCGACAATGTGTCCGTTGTACTGTTGATTCTTAATTAA
- a CDS encoding PA2778 family cysteine peptidase, translating into MIRPTQLHLLRVVVSLLLATILAGCASRPQWPDTPALNTAGVDQRKVLDHVPFHAQELYQCGPASLAMMLNSQGLNTNPTVLKELVYLPSRQGSLKVEMVSAARSHGLLVYPLDGSLKSLLEEIASGHPVLVMQNLRFDWWPQWHFAVAIGYDASDRSIILHTGTQERHEQALEVFMATWDRADNWATVILPPDQLPATAQPLRYLTSANDLETTGRTIAATEAYRTAEQAWPDQPAAIMGQGNIAWQQGQVDLAAQHFLRLTAKFPNLAAGWNNLAHALATQGCATASRTAASCASAIAPERFDGNVKNNSDGPRPVDCPVLDCPTPIH; encoded by the coding sequence GTGATCCGTCCTACCCAGTTGCACCTGCTGCGAGTCGTTGTCAGTCTCTTACTGGCAACGATTCTGGCGGGCTGCGCCAGCCGCCCCCAATGGCCCGATACCCCTGCCCTGAACACGGCCGGTGTTGACCAGCGGAAAGTGCTGGATCATGTTCCCTTCCACGCTCAGGAGCTGTACCAGTGCGGCCCGGCGTCCCTGGCCATGATGCTCAATAGCCAGGGCCTGAACACCAACCCCACCGTACTGAAGGAGTTAGTGTATCTGCCTTCACGCCAGGGCAGCCTGAAAGTTGAAATGGTGTCCGCCGCCCGATCCCATGGCTTACTGGTCTACCCGCTGGACGGTTCGCTCAAGAGCCTGTTGGAGGAGATAGCCTCTGGCCACCCGGTGCTGGTGATGCAGAATCTGCGATTTGACTGGTGGCCACAATGGCATTTTGCCGTGGCGATTGGTTACGACGCCAGCGACCGCTCCATCATCCTTCACACCGGCACCCAGGAGCGGCACGAGCAGGCACTGGAAGTGTTCATGGCCACATGGGACCGCGCAGACAACTGGGCCACGGTCATCCTGCCGCCCGACCAACTACCTGCAACGGCGCAGCCCCTGCGCTATCTGACATCCGCCAACGACCTGGAAACCACTGGCAGGACCATCGCTGCCACTGAGGCCTATCGAACGGCCGAACAGGCCTGGCCAGACCAACCGGCTGCCATCATGGGGCAGGGAAACATTGCCTGGCAACAGGGCCAGGTGGACCTGGCCGCGCAACATTTCCTGAGACTGACGGCCAAATTCCCGAACCTGGCCGCAGGCTGGAACAACCTGGCCCACGCACTGGCCACCCAAGGCTGTGCCACGGCATCAAGGACCGCAGCGAGCTGTGCCAGCGCCATCGCTCCAGAGCGTTTCGACGGCAACGTCAAGAACAACAGCGATGGCCCCCGTCCCGTCGATTGCCCTGTACTGGACTGCCCTACCCCGATTCACTGA
- a CDS encoding PA2779 family protein, with amino-acid sequence MQTLRNHLRYVSFVMAIMMAFGSVWASSASAGMVGTGELLTEQRTDLDRQSLLNMLEQDEVKEKLAEMGVSQEQVEQRIQNLTPEELSAFEQQLAEAPVGEGVVGIIVLFLLVFIITDMLCATNIFPFINCIR; translated from the coding sequence ATGCAAACCCTGAGAAACCATCTGCGGTACGTATCGTTTGTCATGGCCATCATGATGGCTTTCGGCTCCGTTTGGGCATCGTCTGCCTCGGCGGGTATGGTTGGAACCGGTGAGCTGCTGACCGAGCAACGCACGGATCTGGACCGCCAGTCACTGCTCAACATGCTTGAGCAGGATGAGGTTAAAGAGAAACTGGCGGAAATGGGCGTTAGTCAGGAGCAGGTTGAACAGCGCATCCAGAACCTGACGCCGGAGGAATTGTCGGCCTTTGAGCAACAACTGGCGGAGGCTCCCGTTGGCGAGGGCGTTGTCGGGATCATCGTTCTGTTCCTGCTGGTGTTCATCATCACCGATATGCTGTGCGCCACCAATATCTTCCCGTTCATCAACTGTATCCGGTAG
- a CDS encoding methyltransferase domain-containing protein produces MKAPCPVCETRSLAPFQTIKDIPYYRCETCEATVMDSSCWLDERREREIYNLHDNHPEDEGYRRFLSKMTSPLLERLEAGVRGLDFGCGPGPALAGMLREAGMDMALYDPFFHPQTSVLEHQYDFVSCTEVVEHLHRPADTFRRLDRLLKPGGWLGVMTCFQTDDRRFANWHYRRDPTHVVFYREFTMAWLARTYGWRLEVPAKDVALFQKIQ; encoded by the coding sequence TTGAAAGCTCCCTGTCCGGTGTGTGAAACACGCTCACTGGCGCCGTTCCAGACCATCAAAGACATACCGTATTATCGTTGTGAAACCTGTGAGGCCACGGTCATGGACTCGTCTTGCTGGCTGGACGAGCGCCGGGAAAGGGAGATCTACAACCTTCACGACAATCATCCGGAAGATGAGGGCTATCGCCGCTTTCTTTCGAAGATGACCAGCCCGTTACTCGAACGACTGGAAGCGGGTGTACGCGGCCTGGATTTTGGCTGTGGCCCTGGCCCGGCGCTGGCCGGGATGCTGCGGGAAGCGGGCATGGACATGGCGCTCTATGATCCCTTCTTTCATCCGCAAACGTCTGTTCTGGAACACCAGTATGATTTTGTATCCTGCACGGAGGTGGTGGAACACCTTCATCGCCCGGCGGATACGTTCCGTCGGCTGGACAGGCTGCTGAAACCGGGTGGCTGGTTGGGTGTGATGACCTGCTTCCAGACAGACGACCGACGATTTGCCAACTGGCATTACCGGCGGGACCCAACCCACGTTGTATTTTATCGGGAGTTCACTATGGCCTGGTTGGCACGGACGTACGGGTGGCGCCTGGAGGTTCCGGCCAAGGACGTCGCGCTGTTCCAGAAAATTCAGTGA